Proteins encoded within one genomic window of Granulicella pectinivorans:
- the leuB gene encoding 3-isopropylmalate dehydrogenase, with protein MRLKIVVLAGDGIGPEVTREATSILRAVAEFGGHEFTFVPALLGGVAITAEGTPLPQATLDVALDSDAVLLGAVGDNKFNALSPDKRPEAGLLQIRQALGGFANLRPSVAYPALAENSPLRPEVTKGADILFVRELLGGLYFGAPRWWNRDTNEAINTMRYTKDEVVRVAKVAFELASKRKKKVTSVDKANVLEVSQLWRAVVTEVAKDYPEVTLEHQLVDSMAMHLMNTPRSFDVVLTENLFGDILSDESGVITGSLGMLPSATIGGKVNLYEPVHGSAPDIAGTGKANPLGAILTAAMVLRHSAGLEADAAAIEAAVAQVLEAGHRTADIARGSNQQVVTTEQMGKLVHEALAHALDRQQSMHGV; from the coding sequence GTTGTTCTGGCCGGCGATGGAATTGGACCTGAGGTAACGCGGGAGGCTACGAGTATTCTGCGTGCGGTCGCCGAGTTCGGTGGGCATGAGTTTACCTTCGTCCCGGCTCTGCTTGGTGGCGTGGCGATCACGGCCGAGGGCACGCCGTTGCCGCAGGCTACGTTGGATGTCGCGCTCGATTCGGACGCTGTCTTACTCGGCGCCGTGGGTGACAACAAGTTCAACGCGCTTTCGCCCGACAAGCGGCCAGAGGCTGGCCTGCTACAGATCCGTCAGGCACTCGGTGGATTCGCCAACCTGCGTCCCTCGGTCGCGTACCCTGCGCTTGCCGAGAACTCGCCGCTTCGCCCCGAGGTCACCAAGGGGGCGGACATTCTCTTCGTACGTGAGCTTCTGGGCGGCCTGTACTTCGGCGCGCCCCGTTGGTGGAATCGCGACACGAACGAAGCCATCAACACGATGCGCTATACGAAGGACGAGGTTGTCCGCGTCGCAAAAGTAGCGTTCGAACTCGCGTCCAAGCGCAAGAAGAAGGTGACCAGCGTCGACAAGGCGAACGTCCTCGAAGTATCCCAGCTTTGGCGTGCCGTGGTCACGGAGGTCGCGAAGGACTATCCCGAGGTGACGCTCGAGCACCAGCTCGTCGACTCCATGGCCATGCACCTCATGAACACGCCTCGTAGCTTCGATGTGGTGCTGACGGAAAACCTCTTCGGAGACATCCTCTCGGATGAGTCCGGCGTCATCACCGGCTCCCTCGGCATGCTGCCTTCGGCGACCATTGGCGGCAAGGTCAATCTGTATGAGCCCGTACACGGCTCGGCCCCTGACATCGCGGGAACAGGCAAGGCGAATCCGCTGGGCGCCATCCTGACCGCGGCGATGGTGCTCCGTCACTCCGCCGGTCTTGAAGCCGATGCGGCGGCCATCGAAGCAGCCGTGGCGCAGGTGCTCGAAGCAGGGCATCGCACTGCGGATATCGCTCGCGGCTCCAACCAGCAGGTCGTGACGACCGAGCAGATGGGCAAACTGGTGCATGAGGCTTTGGCCCACGCGCTCGATCGTCAACAGTCGATGCACGGTGTTTAG